CTTGGTGGGTAGTTTGACTGGGGTGGTCGCCTCCAAAAGAGTAACGGAGGCTTCTAAAGGTTCCCTCAGTACGCTTGGTAACCGTGCGTAGAGTGCAATGGCATAAGGGAGCTTGACTGAGAGACATACAGGTCGATCAGGTACGAAAGTAGAGCATAGTGATCCGGTGGTTCCGCATGGAAGGGCCATCGCTCAAAGGATAAAAGGTACGCCGGGGATAACAGGCTGATCTCCCCCAAGAGCTCATATCGACGGGGGGGTTTGGCACCTCGATGTCGGCTCGTCACATCCTGGGGCTGGAGAAGGTCCCAAGGGTTGGGCTGTTCGCCCATTAAAGTGGCACGCGAGCTGGGTTCAGAACGTCGTGAGACAGTTCGGTCTCTATCTACTGTGGGCGTTAGAAATTTGAGTGGATCTGATTCTAGTACGAGAGGACCGAATTGGACAAACCTCTAGTGTATCTGTTGTCCCGCCAGGGGCACCGCAGAGTAGCTACGTTTGGAAGGGATAAGCGCTGAAAGCATATAAGCGCGAAACCCACCACAAGATGAGATTTCTTTTAAGGGTCGTGGAAGATGACCACGTTGATAGGCTATAGATGTAAAGGCAGTAATGTCATAGTCGAGTAGTACTAATAACCCGTAAGCTTATGTACGCTTTTCCTGCCCCGCAAGGGGCAGGGAGAAACTTTCTTAATTTTTTTCTTTATCTCAGTATGTTAAGATATTTGCTCGACGCGAGCAGTGACTAGTGAACAGTAACTAGTAATTAGTGTAAGACTAATTACTAATCACTACTAACTAATCACTAACAACCTTAAGGTGGTTATTGCGGCGGGGCTCACCTCTTCCCATCCCGAACAGAGTAGTTAAGCCCGCCTGCGCAGATGGTACTGCAGTTATGTGGGAGAGTATGTCGTCGCCTTTCTTTATTGAGCCTTGTCTTTATAGACAAGGCTCATTTTTTTTAATGGATCGACGTGTTCGCCCTAAAGGGCTCGGTTCGTCGCTTTCTTTTAAAAACCCTGTTTCTAACCAAACGGGGTTTTTTGTTTTAGATACATCCGCGAACTGCCACTGAAATACACCACGACTTGAATAGCCCCGATAGGAGCTAGCTACCGCGTAGCGCGGATAGCGGGACAACTAGTGTTCAGGATGTAGAATAGTGCTGCAAAAAAAAATCCTCAATTACTAATTGAGGATTTTTATTAACCGTGTACGGTTTCTCGATTGCCGTAATTGGCTATGATAGACGATTCGTATTCAATCCATTCTTTCCAACGGGTATCCACATTGATGTTGTCTTGGTACTTTTTTGCGAAGCCTAAAAAGGTAGTGTAATGTCCTGCCTCAGAAATCATAAGGTCTCTATAGAATTTTGCCAATTCGGGATCTTGAATGTTTTCTGAAAGGACTTTAAAGCGTTCGCAACTTCGTGCTTCGATCATGGCAGCAAACAGTAATCGTTCGACCAAGGCATCGTTTCTACTGCCGTCTTTTTTTGCAAATTTGACTAGATCGTTGACATAATTATCTTTTCGTTCACGTCCTAATGTCAAGCCCTTTTCTTTAATAATAGTATGAACCATTTGGAAATGTTCCATTTCTTCTAAAGCGATTCGAGTCATTTCGGTTACCAATTCTTCTTTTTCTGAATTGTTGACGATGATATAAATAGCATTAGAGGCTGCTTTTTGTTCGCACCAAGCATGATCGGTCAAGATTTCTTCAATATTTGATTCGACGATGTTGACCCATCTTGGATCGGTTGCTAATTTAAGTCCTAACATGAATTGTGATTTTAGACTTACAAAATTACTCTTTTTATGTTCTATTTTTCAGATAAATGATTGAATTACCGTTTAATTACCATTATTTTGTAGTTCGGAAAAATGGATACATGAATACAAATAAACGACTCTTACTAATTGGTTTTGTTTGGCCTGAGCCCAATTCCTCTGCTGCGGGTGGAAGAATGATGCAATTGATTGCATTGTTTCAAAATCAGGGCTTTGCTATTACTTTCGCTAGTCCCGCACTGGATAGTGATTTTATGGTCAATCTTGCTGATTACGATGTAGATAAAGTGTCGATTGCTTTAAATGATTCTAGTTTTGATTCTTATATAAAGGAATTGCAGCCCAATGTGGTAGTATTTGATCGTTTCATGATTGAAGAGCAATTTGGTTGGCGTGTAGCAGAACATTGTCCTAATGCTGTTCGAATTTTAGATACGGAAGACTTGCATTGTTTGCGGTTAGCGCGACAGAATGCCTTTAAGGCAAATCGTAATTTTGATATTTCAGATCTAAGGAAAGAGGATGTAGCAAAAAGAGAAATTGCCAGTATTTTACGTTCGGATGTTGCTTTGATGGTTTCTGAATATGAAATGGAGGTTTTGCAGTCTGTATTTAATATTGATCCATCGCTTTTGTATTATTTACCTTTACTTGTTACTACTTTTGATCCTAATCCTTTGCCCTACATACAAAGGCAACATTTTGTTTTTATAGGTAATTTTCTGCATGAACCCAATTGGAATGCAGTTCAGTATTTGAAAGAGACAATTTGGCCAATTATTAGAAAGCAATTCCCAACAGCAGTTGTTGAAATATATGGGGCTTATCCTTCGCAAAAGGTTTTTCAACTACATAATGAAAAAGAGGGTTTCTTAATAAAAGGTAGGGCTGAAAGCGCTAAGGAGATTATTTCAAATGCGCGTGTTCTTTTGGCTCCAATTCGTTTTGGTGCCGGAATTAAAGGTAAATTGCTAGAGGCAATGGAATACGGTACCCCTTCCGTTACTACTTCTATCGGTGCAGAATCTATGCATGCTGATTTAAATTGGAATGGGAGTATTGAAGATGATTCGCAAGAATTTGCTGCTGCTGCTGTTCAATTGTATCAGGATGAAATCGTTTGGCAACATAGTCAACAAAATGGATTTTCCATTATTAAACAAAGGTATTTGACCGCATTATTTGAAGATCAATTTGAAACAACATTGACTTATTTACAATCCAATTTAGAAAAGCACCGTAATCATAATTTTATTGGTCAAATGTTGATGCATCATACTTTGCAAAGTACTAAATACCTGTCGCGATGGATAGAAGAAAAAAATAGAAAAATGTAGTTTGCTATTTTTTCTTTTCATCAATTAATGCTGCCACTAGTCGTCCTGATTT
This sequence is a window from Flavobacterium ammoniigenes. Protein-coding genes within it:
- a CDS encoding glycosyltransferase, which encodes MNTNKRLLLIGFVWPEPNSSAAGGRMMQLIALFQNQGFAITFASPALDSDFMVNLADYDVDKVSIALNDSSFDSYIKELQPNVVVFDRFMIEEQFGWRVAEHCPNAVRILDTEDLHCLRLARQNAFKANRNFDISDLRKEDVAKREIASILRSDVALMVSEYEMEVLQSVFNIDPSLLYYLPLLVTTFDPNPLPYIQRQHFVFIGNFLHEPNWNAVQYLKETIWPIIRKQFPTAVVEIYGAYPSQKVFQLHNEKEGFLIKGRAESAKEIISNARVLLAPIRFGAGIKGKLLEAMEYGTPSVTTSIGAESMHADLNWNGSIEDDSQEFAAAAVQLYQDEIVWQHSQQNGFSIIKQRYLTALFEDQFETTLTYLQSNLEKHRNHNFIGQMLMHHTLQSTKYLSRWIEEKNRKM
- a CDS encoding tRNA-(ms[2]io[6]A)-hydroxylase; translated protein: MLGLKLATDPRWVNIVESNIEEILTDHAWCEQKAASNAIYIIVNNSEKEELVTEMTRIALEEMEHFQMVHTIIKEKGLTLGRERKDNYVNDLVKFAKKDGSRNDALVERLLFAAMIEARSCERFKVLSENIQDPELAKFYRDLMISEAGHYTTFLGFAKKYQDNINVDTRWKEWIEYESSIIANYGNRETVHG